AGATCAGTGTACTCGTCCTCATCCTGCAAACAcgtaagacaagatagatgtGCCGGCATACAACTGGTATCCCGGCTTAGTATTAGTTTGGTTTAAGGATGCCGATATGCCTAAGCCGGCCTTGCCTTCGTTATATCGGCTAACGTGTGTCGTCAAGACCCTACCATCCCCACGACAAGATTCTTCCAGTATAGCGATGTTGTCTAAGCATTGTCGGAGGATCTTGCAGGCGTCGGACTCCCCATGTGTTGTCGTTTTGCGGGCTAAATACTACCCGTCGGGGACCTGCTAAACTGTgttctgaaaaagaaaacttctTCACTTGGCAAATCTTGTGGGATGGTATACATGTTTTCAAGAAAGGCCATTTCTGGCAGGTGGGAGATGGAGAGAGCATCAACATCTGGGAGGATCCCTCAATCCTAACGACCCGACAAGAAGTATCATGACCAAGATGAGGTTATATTGGGGTCACCTTAGTCTCGGAGCTTATTGACAAAGAGAACCGTTGTTGAGACGAGGAGATGGTACATGATTTATTTTGGCCTATCGACACCCATCAGATCCTTAAAATCATGTTGTCTCGTGGCAGCTTACTAATACCAGCATCTTCTCTTTTAAGACTACTTATCATCTGGGATGTGATCACCAACATGAGAGAAAACTCTGGCGCACTTTCCTGTAGGGCACCTTCGGAAACCCTTTTTGGAAGAACCCATGGTCTCTTAACGTACCGGCCAAGATCAAGATCCATGGGTGGCGAGCACTTTTGGACTTTTGGTGGCGATTCCATACTTCGGGGTTTTGGCGAATATGCACGTGCAAAACTTACAATGCCCGCTATGCCAGATGGACCGCTAGAGCATTTGCCATACATTTTCAAGTGCCCGGGTCTTGCAAACCTCGATGCATCTTGACATGGAAAGGGAAAACTACGACGCATGTAATATATAGAGGGGCATGAAGCTTTTGTGCTCGGCACTCTACTCCTGCCGAACCATGCTATGGCGCCTCGTTGCCAAATGTGATTCAGAACGACTTTGTTGCCATGGCCATTTTGTATGTGTGGTGTGAGTGGTGTCAAGCTAGTCATGGAGAGAAGGTTCAACTCAAGAGGAGATCTGCCTAGGCTATCTCGGCTCTAGTAACAAATTATTCCAGAGCACGGAGAAAATGAAGATTGGGGATTGTGAGACATGGACATTACAAGCCCAAGAACTTTGTAAAGTTGAATGTTGACGTGACATATGACATCGAGACGGGCATAGGAGCAAGCAATCATCCGCAATGATCGTGGTCTCTTTGTAGCGGCGCTAGACGGTAAGTTTCTCAATGTCAAGGATGCAGCAACTACGGAGGCTATAGATCTCGGGACGGTTTGtcttagctttttttttttttgagcgaacgGTCTTTCTTAGCTGTTTCTTTCGGTTGTAACCGGATGGTGATCAATTCCTTCGGTCCTGCATCGGCCAGTTACAAAGATTTTCAAAGTTTTGGAATTCTTTCTGCCCGGCACAACTCTGCTCTGCGTCTTCTTTGTAGCGGCGAGGGCATGAGCCATTTTACCGGGAGAGAGATTTGGTTCTGAATGGGCCGAGAGCGGCCTCCCACAGAAGCTACTCGATTAGGGCTGCAGTTCGAAACCCCAAAGAAAACGGGCCCGGCTTTTAGACGACTTGAGTTGCCACGAGAATTATCCAGTTCCTTCTGATGCGGCCGACCGTCGAACAAACGGTCCAGTTGTACAAAACAACAAATCCGGCTCGTACCTGCACGTGCTCGAAGAAGCAGGAAGTCTCAAGAAGCTCGTCGCCGAAGCGTCCCGAGTGCACGTCCGTCCGCCTATAAATTCTTCCATCCTGCGTCCGACACGGGCCAAGATCGACCGAGGAAGACCATCGAAAGCCATTTGATAGTCCAACATCCAAAACAAATCCGCTCTCAGTCACCCTTCCACTAAAAGCATTCAATCAATCCATCGCCCATCCGCcagccgacgatgtcgctgattCGCCGTGGCGACGTGTTCGACCCCTTCTCTCTTGATCTCTGGGACCCTTTCTCCTTCGgctccggcagcggcagcatcTTCCCTCGCACCGGCTCCGAGACCGCCAGCTTCGCCGGCGCGCGCATCGACTGGAAGGAGACCCCCGAGGCGCACGTGTTCAAGGCCGACGTGCCGGGGctgaagaaggaggaggtgaaGGTGGAGATCGAGGACGGCAACGTGCTGCAGATCAGCGGCGAGCGCAGCAGGGAGCACGAGGAGAAGTCCGACACCTGGCACCGCGTCGAGCGCAGCAGCGGCAAGTTCCTGCGCAGGTTCAGGCTCCCCGACAACGCCAAGACGGAGCAGATCAAGGCGGCCATGGAGAACGGCGTGCTCACGGTTACCGTGCccaaggaggaggccaagAAGACCGATGTCAAGCCAGTTCAGATCACCGGCTAGAGCCTTGGGCTTGGATCGTAGCTGCTTCTGCTCAGAGAGTCAAATAAACCAAGCTTGGGTATGGGTTGGTAACTTGGTATGCTGTGTGGTGCGAGTCTCGATAGTGCACGGAATGTTCGTGTAGTTGCTGTGGGTTCGTGAGTCTGGTGGAGAGCATGTGTGTTACGTAACGGCCGAAATTGTAGTAGTGTGTACAGTGCTGTTGTATCGAGCAGAGCAGCATCGCTCATAAAGAAATAAACTAagctgtgtgcatcaatttccttttcgaaaaaaatatgTTCGCTCAACTTGTTGGAAGGAAGTTTCATTCTACAAGTTATCAGGTGTCAGGTGTAGTTTGCGATTGGTAATGCTAAAAGGTGGTATTTGTGCCCACCGTACGACACATGGCGAGCTTGTTCCTCATTCGAAATTGCAAAATAGGATCTGAATGTCACAAAGGTGGGCTGAGTCGGGGGGGTGTCCTGGAGAATTTACCAGAACGAGACCTGGTGCGTTCTTGAATTGCCACTGCTAGGCTGCTAGAGGCCCTGATCTGGGAGACTGGGACTTAGCCGGGGTGCAAGACGCTGCTGGGCGGCCGTTCCACTGTGACTAAAACGGGAAATTGCAGGACAACTGGGCAAGTTTGTGTGAAGAACTACGAGCCTTCTTCAGCATGCGACCTTTCAAACATCACCCTTCCGGGGGCTGGGCATGTTAATGTTGCACTATCATATAAATATTTCTCACGTTGTGGACTTTGGCCTCCCAATAATCCCCTCTCCTTTTTGAGGGGTTAAATCAAGCACAGAAATCCCCTCTCG
This is a stretch of genomic DNA from Brachypodium distachyon strain Bd21 chromosome 1, Brachypodium_distachyon_v3.0, whole genome shotgun sequence. It encodes these proteins:
- the LOC100842589 gene encoding 17.4 kDa class I heat shock protein, giving the protein MSLIRRGDVFDPFSLDLWDPFSFGSGSGSIFPRTGSETASFAGARIDWKETPEAHVFKADVPGLKKEEVKVEIEDGNVLQISGERSREHEEKSDTWHRVERSSGKFLRRFRLPDNAKTEQIKAAMENGVLTVTVPKEEAKKTDVKPVQITG